One Nocardiopsis changdeensis genomic window, GGCGGCCGCCACGGTTCGGGGGCGGCCAGGGGCAGGGCGGTGAAGGCGTCCGACAGGGCGGCGGCCACTGCGGCCCGCTGCCCGCCGTCCAGGTATGGCCAGTCCCTGGCCACCTCCTCCACCACAGTGGCCAGGGCCGGCCAGGGAGCCGCCGCGGCCGCCGGATCCGGGAGCACCGGCGCCCCGGCGAAACGTGCGCGCACCCGGGGCAGGGACAGGTCCGGGGCCAGGGAACCGCCGGAGAACCACACCGGTTCCCCACTGTCGAGGCGATCGCGGTCCAGAGCCAGGGCGTAGCCCACCACCGGGTCGGCGCCGCGGCGGCGCAGCAGCACCCCGCGGCCGGTCAGGGCGGTGAAGAACCCGGCCTCGGTGCGGGCGGCGGCGGCCGCGCGGCGGGCCTCCTCCTCCAGAACGGCGCGGGTGGGCCGCTCCCAGCCCTGGCGGCGCGCCTTCTCGGTCTCCCCGCGGGACGGGGCGGGGGCGGAGGTGCGGTCGGAGGCGCTGGTGGGGCGCAGCCCCAGCTCGTCCTCCAGCTCCCGGCACGCGGTGCGCAGGCGCAGGGCATCGTTGTGAATGTCAGGGGTGGCGTCGTCCTGG contains:
- a CDS encoding relaxase/mobilization nuclease domain-containing protein, encoding MLARRLDRFVRPRGRHHVWHCAVRVAPTDHPLDDAQWAHIARRLADAAGVAPAGDARACRWVAVRHDGVESHHIHLLATLARQDDATPDIHNDALRLRTACRELEDELGLRPTSASDRTSAPAPSRGETEKARRQGWERPTRAVLEEEARRAAAAARTEAGFFTALTGRGVLLRRRGADPVVGYALALDRDRLDSGEPVWFSGGSLAPDLSLPRVRARFAGAPVLPDPAAAAAPWPALATVVEEVARDWPYLDGGQRAAVAAALSDAFTALPLAAPEPWRPPLASAARQWSHAGRPPVAAVPTVLAAQVREAARALCAAPRTTPAAGCRRALTALVRTADQIRSWYTSHAWGPQERAAHAAGALLWELVEDNDPATYTPYR